A DNA window from Gigantopelta aegis isolate Gae_Host chromosome 4, Gae_host_genome, whole genome shotgun sequence contains the following coding sequences:
- the LOC121371268 gene encoding transmembrane protein 179B-like, whose translation MAGTVSVKAVVIIRTLLYAAITITSFIIFVPVAISMGKFSGDCLLYSTKVTGIHITFGSESNCVYIIATSVVFNLVFGLVLTGSGVVTLIGRPNPLSDLTSLPFLLNVFLDGLSCAFIFISGCILSVGLKETCDAITSGSCSSAAVKVSGGSTYFFYGHLSTAQVAVWVSFILWLAQLGVALFTLWRLGKLCCGRYTTSSETPTQQTPTNQF comes from the exons ATGGCAGGCACCGTGTCGGTGAAAGCAGTAGTCATCATTCGGACATTGCTGTATGCCGCCATTACCATCACCAGTTTTATTATATTCGTCCCAGTAGCAATCAGTATg ggAAAATTCTCTGGTGATTGCTTGTTGTACAGCACAAAGGTAACAGGTATTCACATCACGTTTGGTTCAGAGTCAAACTGTGTCTATATAATAGCAACATCTGTGGTGTTCAACTTGGTCTTTGGCTTGGTGCTGACAGGATCCGGTGTTGTCACTCTCATTGGCCGACCAAATCCGCT GAGTGACCTGACCAGCTTGCCGTTCCTTCTGAATGTGTTTCTCGACGGACTTAGCTGTGCTTTCATCTTCATATCTGGCTGCATCCTCAGTGTCGGGCTCAAGGAAACGTGTGATGCTATTACTAGTGGAAG ctGTTCATCTGCTGCTGTTAAGGTTTCTGGTGGCAGTACCTATTTCTTCTATGGCCATTTGTCTACAgcacag GTGGCTGTGTGGGTGTCCTTTATTCTGTGGCTTGCCCAACTTGGTGTAGCTCTGTTCACACTGTGGAGACTTGGTAAACTGTGTTGTGGGAGATACACAACCAGCAGTGAAACTCCAACTCAACAAACCCCTACTAATCAGTTCTAA